The Fibrobacter sp. genome has a window encoding:
- a CDS encoding pyridoxamine 5'-phosphate oxidase, whose product MKTIEEIREFANQNPAAWVATAEGDQPHVRALAMWFADETGFYFHTGTQKRLSGQLIANPKVEIGFYNPGDGMGSMQMVRVTGKIEQVRNADLEKKLFEDRPWLHKIFATYPNGRIFIFRIAHGEAQYWNMELNCKEKDTPPIVF is encoded by the coding sequence ATGAAGACTATTGAAGAGATCAGGGAGTTTGCTAACCAGAATCCTGCTGCCTGGGTTGCGACAGCCGAGGGGGATCAGCCGCATGTGCGTGCTTTAGCGATGTGGTTTGCTGATGAGACAGGTTTCTATTTTCATACCGGTACACAGAAAAGGCTTTCGGGACAGCTTATTGCCAACCCGAAGGTAGAAATTGGTTTTTACAATCCGGGTGATGGTATGGGAAGTATGCAGATGGTGCGGGTGACCGGGAAAATCGAGCAGGTTAGAAATGCTGATCTGGAGAAAAAGCTCTTTGAGGATCGTCCGTGGCTGCATAAAATTTTCGCTACGTATCCAAATGGCCGGATCTTTATTTTCCGCATTGCTCATGGAGAGGCGCAGTATTGGAATATGGAATTGAATTGTAAAGAAAAGGATACTCCGCCGATTGTTTTCTGA